A stretch of Mya arenaria isolate MELC-2E11 chromosome 14, ASM2691426v1 DNA encodes these proteins:
- the LOC128217269 gene encoding heat shock 70 kDa protein 12B-like produces MAAKTQSHLLVAAFDFGTTYSGYAFSFRNNQLKVHANQSWYSGGKLVSLKTPTSVLLNQDGEFDSFGFEAEDNYASKAEDDEHEGWRLFRRFKMVLHNNKELSRATTVEDIEGNSHQALPIFSMAIKFLQKHLLQAVAKQTVGVLEEDICYVITVPAIWDDNAKEFMRMAVEEAGLDETRVTLALEPEAASIWCETLDVDTMAALAETGTQYMVIDLGGGTADISIQEKKQGGTLKEIHQPSGGPWGGIYVDANYLKFLEHIFGEKAITALKSEEMTDYFDVIREFETKKRTFTKQTKGKLMFKISATTKKLSEKFTGQNLEQKIGSLGYGDSVIVKGGDKLRVEPGIVRTWFDGPINNLVNHVKSLLKEPKLRAVQTVVLVGGFGESTYVQERLRDELPDKRLIVPADAGLAVLKGAVRFGHNPAIITSRVMKYTYGVDADVVYDKKIHSEDKKYYDKDDGKWWVQNCFTVFVRVNEDVPVDHQKSRGYNPIGYRSITPIYRTTAENPMYVTDPGCELLGTLVTELPRDIPLSELHYETTFMFGGTELVVKKRVEKTDDEQILKLNCLK; encoded by the exons ATGGCAGCGAAGACTCAGTCCCATCTACTCGTTGCTGCATTCGACTTTGGTACCACGTACAGCGGTTACGCGTTTTCCTTCCGAAACAACCAGCTAAAAGTGCATGCCAACCAGTCTTGGTATTCCGGAGGAAAACTCGTCTCTCTAAAAACGCCAACAAGCGTGCTTTTAAACCAAGATGGCGAATTTGACTCTTTTGGTTTTGAAGCTGAAGATAATTATGCGAGTAAAGCGGAAGATGACGAACACGAAGGATGGCGATTGTTCAGGCGTTTTAAGATGGTTCTACACAACAATAAG GAGCTTTCCAGAGCCACAACTGTGGAGGACATAGAAGGCAACTCGCATCAAGCTCTACCAATCTTCTCGATGGCGATCAAGTTTCTACAAAAGCATCTCCTACAGGCAGTAGCAAAACAGACGGTGGGTGTGCTAGAGGAGGACATTTGCTACGTCATCACGGTGCCCGCTATCTGGGATGACAATGCCAAGGAGTTCATGAGAATGGCTGTCGAAGAG gCTGGACTCGATGAAACCCGAGTAACACTTGCACTCGAGCCGGAAGCTGCCTCGATCTGGTGTGAGACACTCGATGTTGACACAATGGCTGCGCTGGCTGAAACCGGAACTCAGTATATGGTCATTGATCTAGGAG GTGGCACAGCGGATATTTCTATCCAAGAGAAGAAACAGGGCGGCACTCTGAAGGAAATACATCAGCCGAGCGGTGGACCATGGGGCGGCATATATGTTGACGCCAACTATCTCAAGTTCTTGGAACACATTTTTGGAGAGAAGGCTATTACTGCACTAAAGAGCGAAGAAATGACCGACTACTTTGACGTCATCAGGGAATTTGAAACAAAGAAGCGTACCTTTACCAAACAGACAAAGGGCaaattaatgttcaaaatatctgCAACCACTAAGAAGCTTTCCGAGAAGTTTACCGGACAAAATCTGGAGCAGAAGATAGGTAGCCTTGGATATGGCGATTCAGTTATCGTTAAAGGTGGAGACAAGTTGCGAGTTGAGCCTGGCATCGTTCGTACTTGGTTTGACGGTCCTATAAACAACCTAGTAAATCATGTGAAAAGCCTTCTCAAGGAGCCTAAGCTGAGAGCGGTGCAGACCGTCGTGCTGGTTGGTGGTTTCGGAGAGAGCACGTATGTTCAAGAGAGGCTTAGGGATGAGCTCCCGGACAAGCGTCTGATTGTTCCTGCTGATGCGGGCCTCGCCGTGCTGAAAGGGGCCGTCAGGTTTGGACACAACCCAGCAATTATCACATCAAGGGTCATGAAATACACGTACGGAGTTGATGCAGACGTGGTTTATGATAAGAAAATTCATAGTGAAGACAAAAAATACTATGATAAAGACGACGGAAAATGGTGGGTCCAAAACTGTTTCACTGTGTTTGTTCGCGTAAACGAAGATGTTCCCGTTGACCACCAAAAATCAAGGGGATACAATCCTATTGGATATAGGTCAATCACACCCATCTATCGGACGACAGCAGAGAACCCCATGTACGTGACCGACCCCGGCTGTGAGTTGCTCGGAACGCTGGTGACAGAGCTTCCCCGGGACATCCCTCTCTCTGAGCTTCATTACGAAACAACATTCATGTTTGGAGGGACCGAGCTTGTAGTGAAAAAACGTGTGGAAAAGACCGACGATGAGCAGATCTTGAAATTAAATTGTCTCAAATAA